From Arachis stenosperma cultivar V10309 chromosome 2, arast.V10309.gnm1.PFL2, whole genome shotgun sequence, one genomic window encodes:
- the LOC130961785 gene encoding B3 domain-containing protein At2g36080-like isoform X2: protein MSINHYSSSPMDLQETTPLWWTQQPQPPLHYNNNIHNSQNTPRFNLNNEETDTATTSHEGDEEEEEENLPEPIQQDDNNHQHNERMFEKPLTPSDVGKLNRLVIPKQHAEKYFPLTASSATESGTECKGLLLSFEDESGKCWRFRYSYWNSSQSYVLTKGWSRYVKDKRLDAGDVVSFERHRADSQRLFIRWRRRSSPVAQVSRVPHADVNNDKTGVAWTSGFYCAHPPYPAHHLHNQHLTYPQQHEGSSSSLHAGSQGKNQRMRPVGNCSSSSSKVLRLFGVNMECQTQHDDDSQPSTTKEDTSNSDTHHFYHHNYYHQPSNNSHPNHNHMLPHQQSYYY from the exons atGTCTATAAACCACTACTCTTCTTCCCCTATGGACCTCCAAGAAACGACACCGTTGTGGTGGACTCAACAACCACAACCTCCTCTCCACTACAACAATAATATTCATAATTCCCAAAACACCCCTCGCTTCAACCTCAACAACGAAGAAACCGACACCGCCACTACGTCACACGAAGgagacgaagaagaagaagaagagaatctTCCAGAACCAATACAACAAGACGATAACAACCACCAACATAACGAGAGAATGTTCGAGAAGCCGTTAACGCCAAGCGACGTTGGAAAGCTTAACCGTCTCGTCATCCCAAAGCAACACGCCGAGAAGTACTTTCCTCTAACTGCCTCCTCCGCTACTGAGTCAGGCACCGAGTGCAAGGGTTTGTTACTGAGTTTCGAGGACGAGTCAGGAAAGTGTTGGCGATTCCGTTACTCGTATTGGAACAGCAGCCAGAGCTATGTGCTAACCAAAGGATGGAGCCGTTATGTTAAGGACAAGCGTCTCGACGCCGGCGACGTCGTTTCCTTCGAGCGCCACCGCGCTGACTCTCAGAGGCTATTTATTCGCTGGAGGCGCCGATCTTCTCCGGTGGCGCAAGTTAGCAGAGTGCCTCACGCTGATGTGAATAATGACAAGACTGGTGTAGCGTGGACTAGCGGATTCTATTGTGCGCACCCTCCTTATCCTGCGCATCATCTTCATAACCAACACTTAACATATCCACAACAGCATGAGGGGAGTAGTAGTAGTCTTCATGCAG GGTCCCAAGGGAAGAACCAAAGGATGAGACCAGTTGGAAACTGTTCAAGTTCAAGTTCGAAGGTACTTAGGTTGTTTGGGGTGAACATGGAATGCCAAACTCAACATGATGATGATTCTCAACCTTCAACAACAAAAGAGGATACTAGTAATTCAGATACCCACCATTTCTACCACCATAATTATTATCATCAACCTTCTAATAATTCTCACCCTAATCACAATCACATGTTACCTCATCAACAATCATACTACTATTAG
- the LOC130961785 gene encoding B3 domain-containing protein At2g36080-like isoform X1 — protein sequence MSINHYSSSPMDLQETTPLWWTQQPQPPLHYNNNIHNSQNTPRFNLNNEETDTATTSHEGDEEEEEENLPEPIQQDDNNHQHNERMFEKPLTPSDVGKLNRLVIPKQHAEKYFPLTASSATESGTECKGLLLSFEDESGKCWRFRYSYWNSSQSYVLTKGWSRYVKDKRLDAGDVVSFERHRADSQRLFIRWRRRSSPVAQVSRVPHADVNNDKTGVAWTSGFYCAHPPYPAHHLHNQHLTYPQQHEGSSSSLHAVGSQGKNQRMRPVGNCSSSSSKVLRLFGVNMECQTQHDDDSQPSTTKEDTSNSDTHHFYHHNYYHQPSNNSHPNHNHMLPHQQSYYY from the exons atGTCTATAAACCACTACTCTTCTTCCCCTATGGACCTCCAAGAAACGACACCGTTGTGGTGGACTCAACAACCACAACCTCCTCTCCACTACAACAATAATATTCATAATTCCCAAAACACCCCTCGCTTCAACCTCAACAACGAAGAAACCGACACCGCCACTACGTCACACGAAGgagacgaagaagaagaagaagagaatctTCCAGAACCAATACAACAAGACGATAACAACCACCAACATAACGAGAGAATGTTCGAGAAGCCGTTAACGCCAAGCGACGTTGGAAAGCTTAACCGTCTCGTCATCCCAAAGCAACACGCCGAGAAGTACTTTCCTCTAACTGCCTCCTCCGCTACTGAGTCAGGCACCGAGTGCAAGGGTTTGTTACTGAGTTTCGAGGACGAGTCAGGAAAGTGTTGGCGATTCCGTTACTCGTATTGGAACAGCAGCCAGAGCTATGTGCTAACCAAAGGATGGAGCCGTTATGTTAAGGACAAGCGTCTCGACGCCGGCGACGTCGTTTCCTTCGAGCGCCACCGCGCTGACTCTCAGAGGCTATTTATTCGCTGGAGGCGCCGATCTTCTCCGGTGGCGCAAGTTAGCAGAGTGCCTCACGCTGATGTGAATAATGACAAGACTGGTGTAGCGTGGACTAGCGGATTCTATTGTGCGCACCCTCCTTATCCTGCGCATCATCTTCATAACCAACACTTAACATATCCACAACAGCATGAGGGGAGTAGTAGTAGTCTTCATGCAG TAGGGTCCCAAGGGAAGAACCAAAGGATGAGACCAGTTGGAAACTGTTCAAGTTCAAGTTCGAAGGTACTTAGGTTGTTTGGGGTGAACATGGAATGCCAAACTCAACATGATGATGATTCTCAACCTTCAACAACAAAAGAGGATACTAGTAATTCAGATACCCACCATTTCTACCACCATAATTATTATCATCAACCTTCTAATAATTCTCACCCTAATCACAATCACATGTTACCTCATCAACAATCATACTACTATTAG
- the LOC130963629 gene encoding protein trichome birefringence-like 8 produces MNRELAYAVTFVILLLSSLLFFNFETLFDQDSPSYFGFLSRIIPKNFHAQPSVAGGCDFSRGRWVWNEGYASKSYDERCPFLDPGFRCRQNGRQDDGFHKWRWQPEGCDLPRFNASDFLERTRNGRVVFAGDSVGRNHWESLLCMLSIGISNLSNIHEVNGNPISKHKGYLAMRFKEFNMTVEYYRVPFLSVIGHPPPNSAAEVRTTIRVDELHWYSKKWEGADILVFNSGHWWNQDKTIKSGSYFQEGGKVNMTMDVMEAFRRSLETWRSWALNNLDPMKSFIFFRSYAPVHYRNGTWNEGGNCDMETEPEKDPKKLEPDPYYNRVISDVIRQMQYGNWKVQFLNITYLSELRKDGHPSKHREPGTPVDAPQDCSHWCLPGVPDTWNQLLYAQLTL; encoded by the exons ATGAATAGAGAATTGGCTTATGCAGTCACTTTTGTCATTCTCTTACTATCTTCCctattatttttcaactttgAGACCCTCTTTGATCAAGATTCTCCTTCATATTTTGGTTTCTTGTCACGTATCATCCCCAAGAATTTTCATGCACAGCCATCAGTCGCCGGAGGCTGCGATTTTTCAAGAGGCCGGTGGGTGTGGAATGAAGGCTACGCTAGTAAATCATATGATGAAAGATGCCCGTTTCTTGATCCCGGTTTCCGGTGCCGGCAAAACGGACGGCAAGATGATGGTTTTCACAAATGGAGATGGCAACCGGAAGGTTGTGATCTTCCCCG ATTCAACGCCAGTGACTTCCTAGAGAGGACTCGAAATGGACGGGTGGTGTTTGCCGGCGATTCGGTCGGGAGAAACCATTGGGAGTCTTTGCTGTGCATGCTTTCTATAGGGATCTCTAACCTGTCCAACATACATGAAGTGAATGGAAACCCTATAAGCAAACACAAGGGCTACCTTGCAATGAGGTTCAAGGAATTCAACATGACAGTAGAGTACTATAGGGTACCATTCCTCTCCGTCATCGGTCACCCACCACCAAATTCAGCTGCCGAGGTTCGAACGACTATTAGGGTTGATGAGTTGCACTGGTATTCCAAGAAGTGGGAGGGAGCAGATATTCTTGTTTTCAATTCAGGGCACTGGTGGAACCAAGACAAAACTATCAAATC GGGTAGCTACTTCCAGGAAGGAGGGAAGGTGAATATGACCATGGATGTGATGGAAGCATTTAGGAGATCCTTAGAGACATGGAGATCATGGGCATTGAACAATTTAGATCCAATGAAGAGTTTCATCTTCTTTCGAAGCTATGCCCCTGTTCATTACAG GAATGGGACATGGAATGAGGGGGGAAACTGTGACATGGAGACAGAACCAGAAAAAGACCCTAAAAAACTTGAACCTGATCCATACTATAACAGAGTTATATCTGATGTTATCAGACAAATGCAATATGGGAACTGGAAAGTGCAATTCTTGAACATCACGTATCTTTCAGAGCTGAGGAAAGATGGTCACCCTTCCAAGCACCGGGAGCCGGGCACCCCAGTCGATGCTCCTCAGGATTGTAGCCACTGGTGCTTACCGGGAGTGCCGGACACATGGAATCAACTTCTTTATGCTCAACTAACTCTCTAA